A portion of the Salvelinus fontinalis isolate EN_2023a chromosome 32, ASM2944872v1, whole genome shotgun sequence genome contains these proteins:
- the rps27.1 gene encoding 40S ribosomal protein S27.1, whose protein sequence is MPLAKDLLHPSPEEEKRSHKKKRLVQSPNSYFMDVKCPGCYKITTVFSHAQTVVLCVGCSTVLCQPTGGKARLTEGCSFRRKQH, encoded by the exons ATGCCA CTCGCAAAAGACTTGTTGCACCCATCccctgaggaggagaagaggagccaCAAGAAGAAGCGTCTCGTCCAGAGCCCTAACTCCTATTTCATGGATGTTAAGTGCCCAG GATGCTACAAGATCACAACTGTGTTCAGCCACGCCCAGACGGTCGTGCTGTGTGTGGGTTGCTCCACAGTTCTGTGTCAGCCCACTGGCGGCAAAGCACGTCTCACAGAGG ggTGCTCATTCAGGAGGAAGCAGCATTAG